One window from the genome of Desulforamulus ruminis DSM 2154 encodes:
- a CDS encoding aspartate carbamoyltransferase catalytic subunit: MGWQRKDLLGLRDLTAEEISLILDTAVPMKGIIGRKIKKTPTLRGRSVVTLFYENSTRTRSSFDLAAKFLSADTVGLSASSSSVAKGESLRDTGLTLNAMGVDVVVIRHPASGAAEYLARCIPAAVINAGDGTHEHPTQALLDLFTIREKKGTLTGLKVAIVGDILHSRVARSNIWGLTKMGAEVRVSGPSTLMPPDIEQMGVKVYSELDAALEGADVVNMLRIQLERQQQGLFPSIREYSRLFGMNQRRLELTAPDALVLHPGPINRGVEISAEVAYGSRSVILDQVTNGVAVRMALLYLLTGGEVNAIAH; the protein is encoded by the coding sequence ATGGGCTGGCAAAGAAAAGATCTTCTGGGTCTCAGGGATCTGACAGCGGAAGAAATAAGCCTGATATTGGATACTGCGGTGCCCATGAAAGGAATTATCGGCAGAAAAATCAAGAAAACACCGACTCTAAGAGGCCGGAGTGTGGTTACACTCTTTTATGAGAACAGTACCCGGACCCGATCCTCCTTTGACCTGGCAGCCAAGTTTTTAAGCGCGGACACCGTGGGGCTCAGCGCTTCCAGCAGTTCCGTGGCCAAGGGCGAAAGCCTCCGGGACACCGGCTTAACCTTAAATGCCATGGGTGTGGATGTTGTGGTGATCCGCCATCCGGCCAGCGGGGCGGCCGAATACCTGGCCCGGTGCATTCCGGCTGCGGTCATCAATGCCGGGGACGGGACCCATGAGCACCCCACCCAGGCCCTGCTGGACCTGTTTACCATCCGGGAGAAAAAGGGAACCCTGACCGGACTGAAGGTAGCCATTGTGGGCGATATTCTCCATAGCCGGGTGGCCAGGTCCAACATCTGGGGCTTGACCAAAATGGGGGCGGAGGTACGGGTAAGCGGCCCGTCCACCCTGATGCCCCCGGACATTGAACAAATGGGCGTTAAAGTTTATTCAGAATTGGATGCCGCCCTGGAAGGGGCGGATGTGGTAAACATGCTGCGCATACAGTTGGAAAGACAGCAGCAGGGATTATTCCCTTCTATCCGGGAATACAGCCGGCTCTTTGGGATGAATCAAAGACGGCTGGAACTTACCGCCCCGGATGCCCTGGTGCTGCACCCGGGACCCATTAACCGGGGGGTGGAGATCAGCGCCGAGGTGGCCTACGGCAGTCGGTCGGTGATTTTAGACCAGGTAACCAACGGGGTGGCCGTAAGAATGGCGCTTTTATACCTGTTAACCGGAGGTGAAGTCAATGCAATTGCTCATTAA
- the pyrR gene encoding bifunctional pyr operon transcriptional regulator/uracil phosphoribosyltransferase PyrR — translation MDEKDLHEKAQILDDKGMRRAMVRIAHEIIERNKGVENLALIGVRRRGVPLAQRLAKYISDIEGTTVPVGILDITLYRDDLTTLANQPQVHQTEVPFPVAGKKLVLVDDVLYTGRTVRAALDAIMDLGRPEVVQLAVLIDRGHREIPIRADYVGKNVPTSRKEVISVRLSEIDGEERVVILEGN, via the coding sequence GTGGATGAAAAAGATTTGCATGAAAAAGCCCAGATACTGGATGATAAAGGAATGAGAAGGGCGATGGTGCGCATTGCCCACGAAATTATTGAACGGAATAAGGGCGTAGAAAACCTGGCCCTGATTGGCGTGCGCAGGCGGGGTGTGCCCCTGGCCCAGCGTTTGGCCAAATATATTTCAGATATTGAGGGAACCACCGTGCCGGTGGGAATTCTGGATATAACCCTGTACCGGGACGACTTGACCACTTTGGCCAATCAGCCCCAGGTACATCAAACGGAGGTACCCTTCCCGGTAGCCGGTAAAAAGCTGGTGCTGGTCGACGATGTGCTTTACACCGGGCGTACCGTCAGGGCGGCCCTGGATGCCATCATGGATCTGGGCAGGCCGGAAGTGGTGCAACTGGCGGTATTGATCGACCGGGGGCACCGGGAGATTCCAATCCGGGCCGACTATGTGGGGAAAAATGTTCCCACTTCCCGGAAGGAAGTCATTTCCGTAAGATTGTCGGAAATCGACGGCGAAGAAAGAGTTGTGATCCTGGAGGGGAATTAA
- a CDS encoding YqhV family protein: protein MFFVTDKIVFAMAMLRCVSASIELTAAFLMLKFGRVETALKINAVLALVGPSVMILVTVLGLAGLAGKVSISKIAIIFSGVVLIFYGVNKS from the coding sequence ATGTTTTTTGTTACGGATAAAATTGTCTTTGCCATGGCCATGCTTCGCTGTGTATCCGCCAGCATCGAGCTTACGGCAGCCTTTTTAATGCTAAAATTTGGCAGAGTGGAAACCGCTCTGAAAATAAATGCCGTTCTGGCCTTGGTGGGGCCTTCAGTGATGATTCTGGTGACCGTCCTGGGCTTGGCAGGTTTAGCGGGAAAAGTTTCCATCAGCAAAATTGCGATTATTTTTTCCGGGGTGGTCCTGATTTTTTATGGCGTTAATAAATCCTGA
- a CDS encoding MFS transporter codes for MILSQAAPAGNNENKVNKFTLAALAGVPLIMVLGNSMLIPVLPQMAKSLQVSQMQISLIITLFSVPAGLVIPFAGFLSDRFGRKKIILPGLFLYGLGGLLAGVAALFFKENAFPWILGSRVLQGIGAAGTAPIAMAFCGDLWKGKERAKSLGVIEASNGMGKVSSPILGALVGLIAWWAIFFFFPIVITLVILAVWFLTKEPETQKKTQKVSEYVGSIKKVFKKKAPLLLTSFFAGSAALLILFGVLFYLSDFLEKKYGLDGVLKGAALAIPVLFMSTTSYITGALIKKKVKLMKWLVVIGHALIAISLVTLPLFNNVYIFFAGISVAGIGTGLVLPCLNTLITGATDKDERGLVTSLYGSVRFLGVAAGPPLFGWLVGIGPDAMFWASAGLAAVAAVLAFIFIKVKAIQSSQQEAPQGEPSTGDKKQPSQVVIQAAGQPAFFYKSLAWRPTGQVIPAARKPMPGVHRAKQEGQVNNGDQQNR; via the coding sequence ATGATCTTGTCGCAAGCAGCCCCAGCAGGCAACAATGAAAATAAGGTGAACAAATTTACCCTGGCCGCACTCGCCGGTGTGCCCCTGATTATGGTGCTGGGGAACTCCATGCTGATTCCTGTTCTGCCGCAAATGGCCAAGTCTTTACAGGTTTCTCAAATGCAAATCAGCTTAATTATTACCCTGTTTTCCGTTCCGGCCGGATTGGTGATTCCCTTTGCGGGGTTCCTTTCCGACCGCTTTGGACGAAAAAAGATTATTTTGCCCGGCCTTTTCCTTTATGGCCTGGGAGGTCTTTTGGCCGGCGTGGCAGCACTCTTTTTTAAAGAAAATGCCTTTCCCTGGATTTTGGGCAGCCGAGTGCTGCAGGGCATCGGGGCCGCCGGTACCGCGCCCATTGCCATGGCCTTCTGCGGCGACCTCTGGAAAGGCAAGGAAAGGGCCAAATCTTTGGGTGTCATTGAAGCTTCCAACGGCATGGGCAAAGTCAGCAGCCCCATTCTGGGAGCGCTGGTGGGTCTGATTGCTTGGTGGGCCATTTTTTTCTTTTTTCCTATTGTCATTACCCTGGTTATCCTGGCAGTCTGGTTTCTCACCAAAGAACCCGAAACTCAGAAAAAAACTCAAAAAGTCAGCGAATATGTAGGGTCCATAAAAAAAGTATTCAAGAAAAAGGCGCCGCTGCTGCTTACCAGTTTTTTTGCCGGTTCTGCCGCCCTGCTCATTTTGTTTGGCGTGCTCTTCTATTTATCCGACTTCCTGGAAAAAAAATATGGCCTGGATGGCGTTTTAAAAGGCGCCGCCCTGGCCATTCCGGTACTCTTTATGAGCACCACTTCTTATATCACCGGAGCGCTGATCAAGAAAAAAGTGAAATTAATGAAATGGCTGGTGGTTATAGGTCATGCATTAATTGCCATTTCACTGGTCACCCTGCCCTTGTTTAATAACGTGTACATTTTTTTTGCCGGCATTTCCGTGGCGGGAATTGGCACCGGTCTGGTGCTTCCCTGCCTGAATACCTTGATTACCGGTGCTACGGATAAAGACGAACGGGGTTTGGTTACTTCCCTGTACGGAAGTGTACGCTTCCTCGGGGTAGCAGCCGGTCCTCCCCTCTTTGGCTGGCTGGTGGGTATTGGCCCGGACGCCATGTTCTGGGCCTCGGCAGGGCTGGCGGCGGTGGCGGCGGTCCTGGCCTTTATCTTTATTAAAGTCAAAGCCATCCAGTCATCCCAGCAGGAGGCTCCCCAGGGGGAACCTTCTACCGGGGACAAAAAGCAGCCGTCCCAGGTGGTTATCCAAGCCGCCGGTCAACCGGCTTTCTTTTACAAAAGTCTGGCCTGGCGCCCCACGGGACAGGTGATTCCGGCAGCCCGCAAGCCCATGCCGGGGGTTCATCGGGCCAAGCAGGAAGGACAGGTAAATAATGGTGATCAGCAAAACCGGTGA
- a CDS encoding phosphosulfolactate synthase: MNNSSKKTWQELLRFPLGDRCQKPRNTGLTMIIDKGLGLGQTKDLLNLAGDYIDFLKLGFGTSALYYNEVLEEKIHLVRSHGVDIYPGGTFLEVAILQDKLREYLVMARDFGFSAVEVSDGTIDLDPEIRTRAITLAAEMGFKVLTEVGKKDPQDEFEIKQIIQLVSRDIANGAAHVIVEGRESGKAVGLYDQDGNLIVSDLEELVHGLEQPDKLIWEAPLKEQQQELILRFGPNVSIGNVNAHEILALEALRVGLRADTLKAVLQRQN; encoded by the coding sequence ATGAATAACAGCAGTAAAAAAACGTGGCAGGAACTGCTGCGTTTCCCTCTGGGCGATCGCTGCCAGAAACCCCGGAACACCGGTCTAACCATGATTATTGATAAAGGCCTGGGGTTAGGCCAAACCAAAGATCTGCTCAATCTGGCCGGAGATTATATTGACTTCTTAAAACTTGGCTTTGGAACGTCCGCTCTTTATTACAATGAGGTATTGGAAGAGAAGATTCATCTGGTACGTTCCCACGGGGTGGATATTTACCCCGGAGGCACTTTTCTGGAAGTAGCGATTCTTCAGGACAAGCTCAGGGAATATCTGGTAATGGCTCGAGATTTTGGTTTTTCCGCTGTTGAAGTTTCCGACGGAACCATTGATTTGGATCCGGAAATCCGTACCCGGGCCATTACTCTTGCTGCTGAGATGGGTTTTAAGGTTTTGACCGAGGTGGGCAAAAAAGACCCTCAGGATGAGTTTGAAATTAAGCAAATTATTCAGTTGGTTAGCAGGGATATTGCCAACGGCGCTGCCCACGTTATTGTGGAAGGTCGGGAATCCGGTAAAGCAGTGGGGCTTTATGATCAAGACGGAAACCTGATTGTATCGGATTTGGAGGAACTGGTTCACGGCTTGGAACAACCCGATAAGCTCATATGGGAAGCACCTTTGAAGGAACAGCAACAGGAATTGATTTTGCGTTTTGGCCCCAATGTCAGCATTGGCAACGTGAATGCTCATGAAATCCTGGCTCTGGAGGCCTTACGGGTTGGCTTAAGGGCCGACACTTTAAAGGCAGTCCTACAAAGACAAAACTAA
- a CDS encoding TetR/AcrR family transcriptional regulator, whose translation MNQEEQTTQQRILQAAKEEFLRLGFQGASLRSIVKAAGVTTGALYGYYSDKNALFDALVREAAETLYEIYLRAHEEFEALPPERQVSEMVQSAQAGVWACFEYIYVHFDIFKLLICHAEGTSYEHYLHRLAEIEEKSSYSFFGCMEETGHTVPFISKDLNHMLASAYLSGFFEIVAHDMPKKEAQEYVRQLTDFFSAGWKNLLGLS comes from the coding sequence ATGAACCAGGAGGAACAAACAACGCAGCAGCGCATTTTACAGGCTGCCAAAGAGGAATTTCTGCGCTTGGGCTTCCAGGGGGCTTCCCTGCGCTCCATTGTGAAGGCGGCCGGTGTGACAACCGGGGCTTTGTACGGCTATTATTCCGACAAAAACGCGCTCTTTGACGCCCTGGTGCGGGAGGCTGCGGAAACACTGTACGAAATATACCTGCGGGCCCACGAGGAATTTGAAGCGCTGCCGCCTGAGCGGCAGGTTTCAGAGATGGTACAGTCTGCTCAGGCGGGCGTATGGGCGTGCTTTGAGTATATTTATGTACATTTTGACATCTTCAAGCTGCTTATCTGCCATGCCGAAGGCACATCTTACGAGCATTATCTGCATCGCCTGGCGGAGATTGAAGAAAAAAGCTCCTATTCTTTTTTCGGCTGTATGGAAGAGACGGGACACACTGTCCCTTTCATTTCAAAGGATCTCAACCATATGCTGGCCAGCGCTTACCTGTCGGGCTTTTTTGAAATTGTGGCCCATGACATGCCAAAAAAAGAGGCACAGGAATATGTCCGACAGCTTACGGATTTTTTTAGCGCCGGTTGGAAAAACCTCTTGGGGCTTAGTTAG
- a CDS encoding ABC transporter ATP-binding protein gives MEQSKKTGTITRLKEFAGPHRKNYLLSVLLAVLGVLCSMVPYFAVSQMILRLIEGGRDFTWYLSWCAVAAAGFLGRSMLHNLSTSLSHKATFAVISEVRRRIAQKLTRVPMGYVLNTPSGKFKNTMVEKVDSIEPTLAHVLPEMTSNLLVPLAIIAYLFILDWRMALVSLITLPIGALCYMGMMKDYERRYAEYVGVSRHMNATAVEYTKGIEVIKAFGQSATSYQKFSDAVHRNATYGLDWMRDVQLYFSMGIGIWPAVLIGVLPVGCIFYGNGSLTGADFITIMILALGIMAPLLSAMYYTDDLAKIRIIVGEIGAILDEPEQIRPTQPAQLSSTDIELRGVTFGYGESEVLHGVDLNIPAGSLTALVGPSGSGKSTIAKLIASFWDVSGGSVSIGGVDVRKIPAHQLMDTIAYVAQDNYLFDQSILENIRLGRPSATDQEVKAAAQAAGCHEFIMGLEKGYDTVAGGAGGHLSGGERQRITIARAMLKDAPIVILDEATAYTDPENEAVIQSAVAKLVKGKTLIVIAHRLSTIIDSDQIALIAKGRVAAVGTHSELLDNSPLYKELWQAHISAKDAA, from the coding sequence ATGGAGCAATCCAAAAAAACGGGGACCATCACCCGGCTTAAAGAATTTGCGGGTCCCCACCGGAAGAACTATCTGCTCTCGGTATTGTTGGCGGTGCTGGGGGTGCTGTGCAGTATGGTTCCCTATTTCGCGGTCTCCCAGATGATTCTGCGGCTGATTGAAGGCGGGCGGGATTTTACTTGGTATTTGAGCTGGTGCGCGGTTGCCGCCGCAGGTTTTCTGGGCAGGAGTATGCTGCACAATCTGTCCACCAGCCTGTCCCACAAAGCAACCTTTGCCGTTATTTCCGAAGTCCGGCGCCGCATTGCCCAAAAGCTGACCCGCGTTCCCATGGGCTATGTGCTGAATACTCCCTCGGGCAAATTTAAAAACACCATGGTGGAGAAGGTTGACAGCATCGAGCCCACCCTGGCCCATGTGCTGCCGGAAATGACCTCCAACCTGCTGGTGCCCCTGGCCATCATCGCCTATCTCTTTATTTTGGACTGGCGTATGGCGCTGGTTTCCCTCATCACGCTGCCCATCGGCGCTCTCTGCTATATGGGCATGATGAAGGACTACGAGCGCCGCTATGCCGAGTATGTGGGGGTGAGCCGGCACATGAACGCCACGGCGGTGGAATATACCAAGGGCATTGAGGTCATCAAGGCCTTCGGTCAGTCCGCTACCTCATACCAAAAATTTTCCGATGCGGTGCATCGCAATGCCACCTACGGCCTGGATTGGATGCGGGATGTTCAGTTGTACTTTTCCATGGGCATCGGCATCTGGCCCGCCGTCCTCATCGGCGTGCTGCCCGTTGGTTGCATCTTCTATGGAAACGGCTCCCTGACCGGCGCCGACTTTATCACCATTATGATTCTAGCGCTGGGGATCATGGCGCCGCTGCTCTCGGCCATGTATTACACCGATGACTTGGCCAAGATAAGGATTATTGTGGGTGAAATCGGGGCTATTCTTGATGAACCGGAACAGATACGCCCCACCCAGCCGGCCCAGCTTAGCAGTACGGACATCGAGCTGCGCGGCGTCACCTTTGGCTACGGTGAAAGCGAAGTCCTGCATGGCGTCGACCTGAACATCCCGGCGGGTTCGCTCACCGCACTGGTGGGACCCTCCGGCAGCGGCAAGTCCACCATCGCCAAACTCATCGCTTCTTTTTGGGACGTATCCGGCGGTTCGGTGTCCATCGGCGGCGTGGATGTGCGAAAGATCCCGGCCCATCAGCTAATGGATACCATTGCCTATGTGGCACAGGACAATTATCTGTTTGATCAGAGCATATTGGAAAACATCCGCCTGGGCCGCCCCTCCGCCACCGATCAGGAGGTCAAAGCAGCGGCCCAGGCAGCCGGTTGCCATGAATTTATCATGGGGCTGGAAAAAGGGTACGATACTGTGGCCGGTGGAGCCGGCGGACATCTCTCCGGCGGGGAGCGGCAGCGCATCACCATTGCCCGGGCCATGCTCAAAGATGCGCCCATTGTGATTCTGGATGAAGCCACCGCCTATACCGACCCGGAAAACGAGGCGGTAATCCAGAGTGCCGTGGCCAAGCTGGTGAAGGGAAAAACCCTCATTGTAATTGCCCACCGCCTTTCCACCATCATTGATTCCGATCAAATTGCCCTTATCGCCAAGGGACGTGTGGCGGCCGTCGGCACCCACAGTGAGCTTTTGGACAACAGCCCGCTGTACAAAGAATTATGGCAGGCGCATATCAGCGCCAAAGACGCCGCCTAA
- a CDS encoding ABC transporter ATP-binding protein, which produces MLETIRKFFAFAGRHGRLMKKGIIITLINSIFQALQILALAVVLQAMVDGNVTAETAWTSFGIMFVSMLGAILTRQRATMAQAEGSFMMCADKRTEIGDRMKYMPMGYFNDNSLGAITAAITTTMEDVQDIAPRVMDKIIHGYVHAGVITLMLLIFDWRIGLIIMAGILLFMAANSLMQQKSRQISPARVAAQTSLVGAVLEYVQGISVVRAFNLERAAGNTLDRAIAECEKNNIKLEMAFLPFMLVQTLILKFTSVLIILASIAFFLGGTMTLTTCLLMLISAFIIFSQLETAGSMSALLRSIDVSIDRVAAIHHTPVMDEQGRDIRPQNYTIEGRQVSFSYDQRKILDNVSFTIPAGSTTAIVGPSGGGKTTLCNLITRFWDVDSGSITLGGVDVREYTLDSLLANFSMVFQSVYLFNDTLFNNIKFGKPEASLEEVRAAAQKARCDDFIMALPQGYDTIIGEGGATLSGGERQRIAIARAILKDAPIVILDEATANVDPENESHLLEAIEEMTRNKTIIMIAHRLKTVRSADQILVLDGGKIIQRGNHQQLLSQGGLYADFVGMRQAAIGWKLG; this is translated from the coding sequence ATGCTGGAAACCATTCGCAAGTTTTTCGCCTTTGCGGGAAGGCATGGTCGCCTCATGAAAAAGGGCATCATCATCACCCTGATTAATTCCATTTTTCAGGCCCTGCAGATTTTGGCGCTGGCAGTGGTGCTGCAGGCCATGGTGGATGGAAATGTGACGGCTGAAACCGCCTGGACCTCCTTCGGTATTATGTTTGTCAGTATGCTGGGCGCTATCCTCACCCGGCAACGGGCCACCATGGCCCAAGCCGAGGGAAGCTTCATGATGTGCGCCGACAAGCGTACCGAAATCGGCGACCGTATGAAATATATGCCCATGGGCTATTTCAATGACAACAGTCTGGGAGCCATCACCGCCGCCATTACCACTACCATGGAGGATGTACAGGACATTGCTCCCCGGGTGATGGATAAAATCATTCACGGTTATGTTCACGCAGGGGTGATCACCCTGATGCTGCTGATTTTTGACTGGCGCATCGGGTTGATCATTATGGCAGGAATCCTTCTATTTATGGCCGCGAATTCACTGATGCAGCAAAAATCCCGCCAAATTTCTCCGGCACGGGTGGCGGCCCAGACTTCTCTGGTGGGTGCGGTGCTGGAATATGTGCAGGGAATCAGTGTGGTGCGCGCATTCAATCTGGAGAGAGCAGCCGGCAATACCCTTGACCGAGCCATTGCTGAATGTGAAAAAAACAACATTAAACTGGAAATGGCTTTTCTCCCCTTTATGCTTGTGCAAACCCTGATTCTTAAATTTACCAGCGTTCTGATAATCCTCGCCTCCATTGCCTTTTTCCTTGGCGGCACCATGACGCTGACCACTTGCCTGCTGATGCTCATTTCCGCTTTCATCATTTTTAGTCAGTTGGAAACCGCGGGTAGCATGTCCGCCCTGCTGCGGTCCATCGACGTGTCCATCGACCGGGTGGCGGCCATCCATCATACCCCGGTCATGGATGAACAGGGCCGGGACATCCGCCCGCAAAATTATACCATTGAAGGCCGTCAGGTAAGTTTCTCCTATGACCAACGGAAAATCCTGGACAATGTTTCCTTTACCATCCCCGCCGGCAGCACCACCGCCATCGTGGGCCCTTCCGGCGGCGGGAAAACCACGCTGTGCAATCTGATCACCCGGTTCTGGGACGTGGACAGCGGCTCCATTACGCTGGGCGGCGTAGATGTACGGGAATATACCCTGGACAGTCTGCTGGCCAATTTCAGCATGGTGTTTCAGAGCGTGTACCTGTTTAACGATACCCTCTTCAACAATATTAAATTTGGAAAACCGGAGGCAAGTCTGGAAGAGGTGCGTGCCGCCGCGCAAAAGGCCCGCTGCGACGACTTTATCATGGCGCTGCCCCAAGGCTATGACACTATCATCGGCGAAGGGGGCGCCACCCTTTCAGGCGGCGAACGCCAGCGCATCGCCATTGCCCGGGCCATACTGAAGGATGCGCCCATTGTCATTCTGGACGAGGCCACCGCCAACGTGGATCCTGAAAACGAAAGCCATCTGCTGGAAGCCATTGAAGAAATGACCCGCAATAAGACCATTATCATGATCGCCCACCGGTTGAAAACCGTGCGCAGCGCCGACCAGATCTTAGTTCTGGACGGAGGAAAGATCATTCAGCGAGGCAACCACCAGCAGCTATTGTCCCAAGGAGGCCTGTATGCCGACTTCGTCGGCATGCGGCAGGCGGCCATCGGCTGGAAGCTGGGCTAG
- a CDS encoding helix-turn-helix domain-containing protein: MPPINKKSYTKEEKQFLKNIGFKIQFFRKQRGLSQNELAEKADLSYTTISHLESTSVYGLSVIALYRIAKALDVDPSQLLVFK, translated from the coding sequence ATGCCCCCAATTAACAAAAAATCTTACACAAAGGAGGAAAAGCAGTTTCTTAAGAATATAGGATTTAAGATTCAATTTTTTCGGAAGCAGCGAGGTCTCAGCCAAAATGAGCTTGCCGAAAAAGCAGATTTAAGTTATACAACCATCAGCCACCTGGAAAGCACGTCTGTCTATGGTTTATCGGTCATTGCCCTTTACAGAATTGCTAAAGCTCTTGATGTTGATCCTAGCCAATTGCTGGTGTTTAAGTAA
- a CDS encoding cupin domain-containing protein — translation MDKVNIYEKLNDFNEYWSPKIVDEVNESYVKVVKLKGEFLWHSHKDEDEMFFVIKGRLTIRFRDRDIFLNEGEFLIIPKGIEHMPVAEVETHVMLIEAKTTLNTGDVINERTVKEPEKI, via the coding sequence ATGGATAAAGTTAATATTTATGAAAAGCTGAATGATTTTAATGAGTACTGGAGCCCCAAAATAGTAGATGAAGTTAATGAATCCTATGTGAAAGTAGTTAAACTAAAGGGTGAATTTTTATGGCATAGCCATAAAGATGAAGATGAAATGTTTTTTGTTATAAAAGGTCGGCTGACAATTCGATTCCGGGACAGGGATATCTTTTTAAATGAAGGAGAATTTTTGATTATTCCAAAAGGAATTGAACATATGCCGGTGGCTGAAGTTGAAACACATGTGATGCTAATTGAGGCAAAGACAACGTTAAATACCGGGGATGTTATCAATGAAAGAACCGTCAAAGAGCCTGAAAAAATTTAA
- a CDS encoding DUF4368 domain-containing protein: MLNEFVEKIVVHEPEQRRTRRVDKSKQFWRNSHG; the protein is encoded by the coding sequence ATGCTTAATGAGTTTGTAGAGAAAATCGTTGTCCATGAACCTGAACAGAGAAGGACGCGGCGGGTAGATAAATCTAAGCAATTTTGGAGGAATAGCCATGGATAA
- a CDS encoding iron chaperone: METNKTEFKTIDDYIASTPPEIQEKLHGLRTLIKKEVPEAQEKMSWQMPTFYLHGNLVHFFAHKHHIGFYPGASGVAAFQDELTNYKTSKGGIQLPLSQPLPFDLIRRIVQFRVAENIENARQKAKKKK, encoded by the coding sequence ATGGAGACGAATAAGACGGAGTTCAAAACCATTGACGATTACATTGCCAGTACCCCTCCTGAGATTCAGGAAAAACTCCATGGGTTAAGAACTCTGATTAAAAAAGAAGTTCCCGAAGCACAAGAAAAAATGAGCTGGCAAATGCCAACTTTTTATCTGCATGGAAACCTGGTTCATTTTTTTGCTCATAAGCACCACATCGGATTTTATCCCGGCGCCAGCGGAGTGGCAGCTTTTCAGGATGAACTGACAAACTACAAAACTTCAAAGGGCGGGATACAATTGCCCCTGTCTCAGCCATTGCCTTTTGACTTGATTCGGCGGATTGTACAGTTCAGAGTTGCTGAAAACATTGAAAACGCTCGGCAGAAAGCAAAAAAGAAAAAGTGA
- a CDS encoding GGDEF domain-containing protein, whose protein sequence is MMKFASMDDAAEKIKMLKNLYIGIRIVDPKSKAAVDVLHQSPTAKLPLCYQFWDTGRICENCISMRALNGNGTAIKIAGKSRGIYAVTAVPVLIADRRLVMELIQDVTGNLCFETGETCNDPNLLMTSISKHIEYLLTRDELTGLYNRRFIDERLPGALEEMHKSGEPLSVIYADLDFFKSVNDAYGHVVGDQVLCGVGKVFQENVRSEESWVARYGGEEFLICLPGIDCKTALQIAERLRKAIMQEEFQIGEKVLHITCSFGVETLCGKKHKITAREVVELADKKLYKAKYNGRNKVV, encoded by the coding sequence GATGACGCTGCAGAGAAAATAAAGATGTTGAAGAATTTATATATCGGTATACGCATTGTTGATCCTAAAAGTAAAGCGGCGGTAGATGTGCTGCACCAATCGCCAACAGCGAAGCTTCCCTTATGCTATCAATTTTGGGATACCGGGAGAATTTGTGAAAACTGCATTTCCATGCGTGCGCTAAATGGCAATGGCACGGCCATTAAAATTGCCGGCAAGAGCAGAGGGATCTATGCAGTGACCGCAGTACCTGTGCTTATCGCTGACAGAAGATTGGTAATGGAACTTATCCAAGATGTAACAGGCAATTTGTGTTTTGAAACGGGAGAAACTTGCAACGATCCTAATTTGCTGATGACGTCTATCTCCAAGCATATCGAATACCTGCTTACCAGAGATGAATTAACGGGCTTATATAACCGTCGTTTTATTGATGAAAGACTCCCTGGTGCATTGGAGGAAATGCACAAATCCGGCGAGCCTTTGTCGGTAATTTATGCCGATCTGGATTTTTTTAAAAGCGTCAATGATGCTTACGGGCATGTGGTGGGAGACCAGGTATTATGCGGTGTTGGAAAAGTATTTCAGGAGAATGTGCGCAGCGAAGAGAGTTGGGTGGCCAGATACGGTGGGGAAGAATTCCTTATATGCCTTCCTGGAATCGATTGTAAAACCGCCCTGCAAATAGCGGAACGCCTGAGGAAAGCCATTATGCAAGAGGAGTTTCAAATTGGCGAGAAAGTCCTGCATATCACTTGCAGCTTTGGTGTTGAGACCCTATGTGGTAAAAAACATAAAATAACCGCCCGTGAAGTGGTTGAACTTGCGGATAAAAAATTATATAAAGCAAAATACAATGGTAGAAATAAGGTTGTTTAG